A single region of the Chryseobacterium sp. 6424 genome encodes:
- a CDS encoding HNH endonuclease gives MRTTDISIFEVFFDEDDRQIFLCDDLQLKADALRNSILPKFDVITNEIIKGIIEIYEIDFFENLSIVKSPHFRKSKEQRKDEVKKDYQYCGVGISGKRADNKWFGLDKGTNKVPKINLTTLYLTIGSTGFQNVLRFNHPKNFTEETYKKFFDFFIYENESIVNLLLKANMSYGFYYSSSLTVYQDLMLKFSKKNYDVVFYKPTVEYPLDNEKIVDAILSNIIIFPILNACIQISLGNEHNFEEDLRKLSSKIYDFSNSYQNEKPKEIKDLSEEEMLLIKEKAEQKIKIVAGIRWQVFKRDNWKCVSCGKSSFDDVILHIDHIIPRSLGGKDDYENFQTLCSECNIGKSNKDTTNLRKYNNASS, from the coding sequence ATGAGGACAACAGATATTTCGATTTTTGAAGTTTTTTTTGATGAAGATGATAGACAAATTTTCCTTTGTGATGATTTACAGTTGAAAGCGGATGCATTAAGAAACTCAATTCTCCCAAAATTTGATGTTATCACAAATGAAATTATAAAAGGAATAATTGAAATTTATGAAATTGATTTTTTTGAAAATTTATCAATTGTAAAATCTCCACATTTTCGAAAATCAAAAGAGCAAAGAAAAGATGAAGTAAAAAAAGATTATCAATATTGTGGTGTTGGAATTTCGGGAAAAAGGGCTGATAATAAATGGTTTGGTTTAGATAAAGGAACTAATAAAGTACCAAAAATTAACTTAACAACCTTGTACTTGACAATTGGTTCTACTGGATTTCAAAATGTTTTAAGATTTAATCATCCTAAAAATTTTACAGAAGAAACTTATAAAAAATTTTTTGATTTTTTTATTTACGAGAATGAATCTATCGTAAATTTACTTTTAAAAGCAAATATGAGTTACGGTTTTTATTATTCTTCTTCACTTACAGTTTATCAAGATTTGATGTTGAAATTTAGTAAAAAAAACTATGATGTCGTTTTTTATAAACCAACAGTTGAATATCCTTTAGACAATGAAAAGATAGTCGATGCAATATTATCTAACATTATTATTTTTCCCATACTCAATGCTTGTATACAAATTTCTTTAGGCAATGAGCATAATTTTGAAGAAGACCTAAGAAAACTATCATCGAAAATTTATGATTTCTCTAATTCTTATCAAAATGAAAAGCCAAAAGAAATTAAAGATTTGTCCGAAGAAGAAATGTTATTAATCAAAGAAAAAGCAGAACAAAAAATCAAAATTGTGGCAGGAATTAGATGGCAAGTATTCAAAAGGGACAATTGGAAATGTGTCTCTTGTGGGAAAAGTTCTTTTGATGATGTAATTTTACATATTGACCATATCATTCCTCGATCCTTGGGAGGTAAAGATGATTATGAAAATTTTCAAACCTTATGTTCTGAATGTAATATTGGTAAAAGTAATAAGGATACTACAAATTTAAGAAAATATAATAACGCCAGCAGCTAA